A single genomic interval of Prionailurus viverrinus isolate Anna chromosome A2, UM_Priviv_1.0, whole genome shotgun sequence harbors:
- the KCP gene encoding kielin/chordin-like protein isoform X4, whose amino-acid sequence MAGPPAALLPLVLQLTSVAVASATDGGGVILPEPPGLADIQDYQQQAPARSSSHAGAPREQWRPLEARLERLEAQMMELREQNKELQARVRQLESCECRPASPQCWGLGRAWPEGARWEPDTCTACVCQDGTVHCDPKPDLPHCHGCSHNGQTYGNGETFSPDACTTCHCLEGTIKCTQKPCPRGPCPEPGTCCPHCEPGCPGGHRDGETWQPEPCVICTCQAGTVRCQGPSCAELNCLESYTPPGECCPVCRPGCEYEGRPYEEGANFLSSADPCLQCSCLRSLVRCAPIKCPPSPCPEPVLRPGHCCPTCQGCTEAGSRWDHGQEWTAPGDPCRICRCLEGHIQCHQRECSSLCPYPARPRPGTCCPLCDGCFLNGREYRSGEPVGSGDPCSRCHCANGSVQCEPLPCPPVPCRHPGRIPGQCCPVCDGCEYQGHQYQSEETFRLQERGRCIRCSCQAGEVSCEEQACPVAPCTLPDSGPQLCPAPLAAACVLDGEEFAEGVQWEPDGQPCTACSCHDGVPMCGAVLCSPPPCQHPTQLPGACCPSCESCTYHGQVYANGRNFTDADSPCHACRCEAGTVRCSLVDCPPTTCARPQSGPDQCCPRCPGTFMHELLDCPPSEAYTHASDCILEEQVFVDGESFSHPRDPCQECRCQEGHAHCQPRACPRAPCAHPLPGTCCQNDCNGCAFGGKEYPNGADFPHPSDPCRQCRCLSGSVQCLSRRCPPLPCPEPVLLPGECCPQCPATSSGCPRPGGGVPARHLEHFSQPDDPCRRCLCLDGSVSCQRLPCPPAPCSHPRQGPCCPSCDGCLYQGKDFASGERFPSPTASCHVCLCWEGSVSCEPRACAPAQCPFPARGDCCPACDGCEYLGESYLSGQEFPDPREPCNLCTCLGGFVTCGRQPCEPLGCSHPLTPAGHCCPTCQGCLYHGVTAAHGETLPDPLDPSCSLCTCQEGSVRCQKKPCPPALCPHPSPGPCFCPVCHSCLTQGQEHQDGAEFEGPPGSCEWCRCQAGQVSCVRLQCPPLSCPLQVTEQGGCCPRCRGCLAHGEEHPEGSSWVHPQSPCSSCVCHEGVVTCARVQCVSSCAQPHRGPSDCCPRCSDCEHEGRKYEPGESFQPGADPCEVCICELQPEGPPSLQCHRRQCPSLVGCPASQLLPPGPQHCCPTCAQALSNCTEGLLGSEVAPPDPCYTCQCQDLTWLCIHQACPELSCPPSERHTPPGSCCPECRECVVEAEGRRAAHGESWRDPSNACITCACHRGRVECHLEECPALSCPQGWAKVREAGSCCERCQAPAQSCAHEGRAVASGERWAVDVCTTCSCVAGTVRCQSQRCPPLSCGPDEAPALSPGSCCPRCLPRPASCMAFGDPHYRTFDGRLLHFQGSCSYVLAKDCRGGDFSVHVTNDNRGRRGVAWTQEVAVLLGDVAVRLLQGKEVTVDGRPVALPFLQEPLLYVELRRRTVILHAQPGLQWWAVPWTAASCSMSVARPVPAPASTSTSPWGNWPPTV is encoded by the exons aaCAAAGAGCTGCAGGCGAGGGTGAGGCAGCTGGAGTCCTGTGAATGCCGCCCAGCGTCTCCCcagtgctgggggctggggcgggcCTGGCCCGAGGGTGCTCGTTGGGAGCCTGACACCTGCACCGCCTGTGTCTGCCAGGATGGGACCGTGCACTGTGACCCCAAGCCCGACCTGCCCCACTGCCACG GCTGCAGCCACAATGGTCAGACCTATGGCAACGGGGAGACCTTCTCCCCGGACGCTTGCACCACCTGTCACTGCTTG GAAGGAACCATAAAGTGTACCCAGAAGCCATGCCCAAGAGGACCCTGCCCGGAGCCAGGAACATGCTGTCCTCACTGTGAGCCAG GCTGCCCTGGAGGCCACAGGGATGGGGAAACATGGCAACCAGAGCCTTGTGTCATCTGCACCTGCCAG GCAGGGACCGTGCGGTGCCAGGGGCCCTCATGTGCAGAGCTCAACTGCCTGGAGAGCTACACCCCACCTGGGGAGTGCTGCCCTGTCTGCCGGCCAG GCTGTGAGTATGAGGGGCGGCCTTATGAAGAGGGGGCCAACTTCCTGTCCAGCGCCGACCCTTGTCTCCAATGCTCCTGCCTG AGGAGCCTGGTTCGCTGTGCGCCCATCAAGTGtccacccagcccctgccctgagCCAGTCCTGAGGCCTGGCCACTGCTGCCCGACCTGCCAAG GCTGCACGGAAGCTGGCTCTCGCTGGGATCATGGCCAAGAGTGGACTGCCCCTGGGGACCCCTGCCGGATCTGCCGGTGCCTG GAGGGCCACATTCAGTGCCACCAGCGAGAATGCTCCAGCCTGTGCCCGTACCCTGCCCGGCCTCGTCCAGGCACCTGCTGCCCGCTGTGCGATG GCTGTTTCCTAAATGGGCGGGAGTACCGCAGCGGAGAGCCCGTGGGCTCTGGGGACCCCTGCTCGCGCTGCCACTGTGCC AACGGGAGTGTCCAGTGTGAGCCTCTGCCCTGCCCGCCCGTGCCCTGCAGACACCCAGGCAGGATCCCTGGCCAGTGCTGCCCAGTCTGTGATG GCTGTGAGTACCAGGGACACCAGTACCAGAGTGAGGAGACCTTCCGACTCCAAGAGAGGGGGCGCTGCATCCGCTGCTCCTGTCAG GCTGGCGAGGTGTCCTGTGAGGAGCAGGCGTGCCCGGTTGCCCCCTGCACCCTGCCTGACTCTggcccccagctctgcccag CCCCCCTTGCGGCAGCCTGCGTGCTGGATGGAGAGGAGTTTGCTGAGGGGGTCCAGTGGGAGCCTGATGGTCAGCCCTGCACGGCCTGCTCCTGTCACGATGGCGTGCCCATGTGTGGGGCTgtgctctgctccccacccccctgccagcACCCTACCCAGCTCCCCG GTGCCTGCTGCCCCAGCTGTGAGAGCTGCACCTACCACGGTCAAGTGTATGCCAATGGGCGGAACTTCACGGACGCGGATAGCCCTTGCCACGCCTGCCGCTGCGAG gcTGGGACTGTGAGGTGCTCCTTGGTTGACTGCCCTCCCACAACTTGTGCCAGGCCCCAGAGTGGACCCGACCAGTGCTGCCCCAGGTGCCCAG GCACGTTCATGCACGAGCTCCTTGACTGTCCACCCTCAGAGGCATACACACATGCATCAG ACTGCATCCTGGAGGAACAAGTATTTGTGGATGGCGAGAGCTTCTCCCACCCCCGAGACCCCTGCCAGGAGTGCCGGTGTCAGGAAGGCCATGCCCATTGCCAGCCTCGGGCCTGCCCCAGGGCCCCTTGTGCCCATCCGCTGCCTGGCACCTGCTGCCAGAATGACTGCAATG gctgtgCCTTTGGCGGGAAAGAGTACCCTAACGGAGCAGACTTCCCCCACCCGTCTGATCCCTGCCGTCAGTGTCGCTGTCTG AGCGGAAGCGTGCAGTGCCTCTCCCGCCGCTGCCCGCCGCTGCCCTGTCCAGAGCCGGTCCTGCTGCCCGGAGAGTGCTGCCCGCAGTGCCCCG CCACCTCCTCCGGCTGCCCGCGGCCAGGGGGCGGGGTCCCGGCCCGCCACCTAGAGCATTTCTCCCAGCCCGACGACCCCTGCCGCCGCTGCCTCTGCCTCGATGGCTCTGTGTCCTGCCAGCGGCTGCCCTGCCCGCCTGCGCCCTGCTCCCACCCGCGCCAAGGGCCCTGCTGCCCGTCCTGCGACG GCTGCCTGTACCAGGGGAAGGACTTTGCCAGCGGGGAGCGTTTCCCTTCGCCCACTGCCTCGTGCCACGTCTGCCTCTGCTGGGAGGGCAGCGTCAGCTGCGAGCCCAGGGCCTGCGCACCTGCTCAGTGCCCCTTCCCCGCCAGGGGTGACTGCTGCCCTGCCTGTGATG GTTGCGAGTATCTAGGGGAGTCCTACCTGAGCGGCCAGGAGTTCCCGGATCCCCGAGAGCCCTGCAATCTGTGTACCTGCCTTGGAGGCTTTGTGACCTGTGGCCGCCAGCCCTGTGAGCCTCTGGGCTGCAGCCACCCGCTCACCCCGGCTGGACACTGCTGCCCAACCTGCCAGG GATGCCTCTATCATGGGGTCACCGCAGCCCATGGAGAGACCCTTCCTGACCCACTGGACCCCAGCTGCTCCCTCTGCACCTGCCAG GAAGGTTCCGTGCGCTGCCAGAAGAAGCCATGTCCTCCagctctctgcccccacccctctccaggACCCTGCTTCTGCCCTGTTTGCCACA GCTGCCTCACCCAGGGCCAGGAGCACCAGGATGGGGCAGAGTTTGAGGGGCCCCCAGGCAGCTGCGAGTGGTGTCGTTGTCAG GCCGGCCAGGTCAGCTGTGTGAGGCTGCAGTGCCCCCCTCTGTCCTGCCCACTCCAGGTCACGGAGCAGGGGGGCTGCTGCCCTCGCTGCAGAG GCTGCCTGGCTCACGGGGAGGAGCACCCGGAAGGCAGTAGCTGGGTGCACCCCCAAAGCCCCTGCTCCTCCTGCGTGTGTCACGAGGGCGTCGTCACCTGTGCCCGCGTCCAGTGTGTCAGCTCCTGTGCCCAGCCCCACCGAGGGCCCAGTGACTGCTGCCCTCGATGCTCTG ACTGTGAACATGAAGGTCGGAAGTACGAGCCAGGGGAAAGCTTCCAGCCTGGGGCAGACCCGTGTGAAGTGTGCATCTGTGAG CTGCAGCCTGAGGGGCCCCCGAGCCTTCAGTGTCATCGGCGGCAGTGTCCCAGCCTGGTGGGCTGTCCCGCCAGCCAGCTCCTGCCCCCTGGGCCACAGCACTGCTGCCCCACCTGTGCCC AGGCGCTGAGCAACTGCACAGAGGGCCTGCTGGGGTCTGAGGTGGCCCCGCCGGACCCTTGCTACACCTGCCAGTGCCAG GACCTGACATGGCTCTGCATTCACCAGGCCTGTCCTGAGCTCAGCTGTCCCCCATCGGAGCGCCACACCCCCCCTGGGAGCTGCTGCCCCGAGTGCCGAG AATGCGTGGTGGAGGCCGAGGGCCGGAGAGCGGCGCATGGAGAGAGCTGGCGGGACCCTAGCAACGCTTGCATTACTTGCGCCTGCCAT CGGGGCCGCGTGGAGTGCCACCTGGAGGAGTGCCCcgccctctcctgcccccagggCTGGGCGAAGGTGCGAGAGGCTGGCAGCTGCTGTGAGCGATGCCAAG CCCCCGCCCAGTCGTGCGCGCACGAGGGCCGGGCGGTGGCCTCCGGGGAGCGCTGGGCCGTGGACGTTTGCACCACTTGCTCCTGCGTGGCCGGCACCGTGCGCTGCCAGAGCCAGCGCTGCCCGCCGCTCTCCTGTGGCCCC GACGAGGCCCCCGCCCTGAGTCCCGGCAGCTGCTGCCCCCGCTGCCTGCCCCGACCCGCCTCCTGCATGGCCTTCGGAGACCCTCATTACCGAACATTCGACGGCCGCCTGCTGCACTTCCAGGGCAGCTGCAGCTACGTGCTGGCCAAGGACTGCCGCGGAGGGGACTTCAG CGTGCACGTGACCAACGATAACCGGGGCCGGAGGGGTGTGGCCTGGACCCAGGAAGTGGCGGTGCTGCTCGGGGACGTGGCGGTGCGGCTGCTGCAGGGCAAAGAGGTCACG gtGGACGGGCGCCCTGTGGCCTTGCCCTTTCTGCAGGAGCCGCTGCTGTACGTGGAGTTACGGAGACGCACCGTGATCCTGCATGCCCAGCCCGGGCTCCAG TGGTGGGCTGTCCCCTGGACCGCGGCTTCGTGTTCGATGAGTGTGGCCCGCCCTGTCCCCGCACCTGCTTCAACCAGCACATCCCCCTGGGGGAACTGGCCGCCCACTGTGTGA
- the KCP gene encoding kielin/chordin-like protein isoform X3 yields MAGPPAALLPLVLQLTSVAVASATDGGGVILPEPPGLADIQDYQQQAPARSSSHAGAPREQWRPLEARLERLEAQMMELREQNKELQARVRQLESCECRPASPQCWGLGRAWPEGARWEPDTCTACVCQDGTVHCDPKPDLPHCHGCSHNGQTYGNGETFSPDACTTCHCLEGTIKCTQKPCPRGPCPEPGTCCPHCEPGCPGGHRDGETWQPEPCVICTCQAGTVRCQGPSCAELNCLESYTPPGECCPVCRPGCEYEGRPYEEGANFLSSADPCLQCSCLRSLVRCAPIKCPPSPCPEPVLRPGHCCPTCQGCTEAGSRWDHGQEWTAPGDPCRICRCLEGHIQCHQRECSSLCPYPARPRPGTCCPLCDGCFLNGREYRSGEPVGSGDPCSRCHCANGSVQCEPLPCPPVPCRHPGRIPGQCCPVCDGCEYQGHQYQSEETFRLQERGRCIRCSCQAGEVSCEEQACPVAPCTLPDSGPQLCPAPLAAACVLDGEEFAEGVQWEPDGQPCTACSCHDGVPMCGAVLCSPPPCQHPTQLPGACCPSCESCTYHGQVYANGRNFTDADSPCHACRCEAGTVRCSLVDCPPTTCARPQSGPDQCCPRCPGTFMHELLDCPPSEAYTHASDCILEEQVFVDGESFSHPRDPCQECRCQEGHAHCQPRACPRAPCAHPLPGTCCQNDCNGCAFGGKEYPNGADFPHPSDPCRQCRCLSGSVQCLSRRCPPLPCPEPVLLPGECCPQCPATSSGCPRPGGGVPARHLEHFSQPDDPCRRCLCLDGSVSCQRLPCPPAPCSHPRQGPCCPSCDGCLYQGKDFASGERFPSPTASCHVCLCWEGSVSCEPRACAPAQCPFPARGDCCPACDGCEYLGESYLSGQEFPDPREPCNLCTCLGGFVTCGRQPCEPLGCSHPLTPAGHCCPTCQGCLYHGVTAAHGETLPDPLDPSCSLCTCQEGSVRCQKKPCPPALCPHPSPGPCFCPVCHSCLTQGQEHQDGAEFEGPPGSCEWCRCQAGQVSCVRLQCPPLSCPLQVTEQGGCCPRCRGCLAHGEEHPEGSSWVHPQSPCSSCVCHEGVVTCARVQCVSSCAQPHRGPSDCCPRCSDCEHEGRKYEPGESFQPGADPCEVCICELQPEGPPSLQCHRRQCPSLVGCPASQLLPPGPQHCCPTCAQALSNCTEGLLGSEVAPPDPCYTCQCQDLTWLCIHQACPELSCPPSERHTPPGSCCPECRECVVEAEGRRAAHGESWRDPSNACITCACHRGRVECHLEECPALSCPQGWAKVREAGSCCERCQAPAQSCAHEGRAVASGERWAVDVCTTCSCVAGTVRCQSQRCPPLSCGPDEAPALSPGSCCPRCLPRPASCMAFGDPHYRTFDGRLLHFQGSCSYVLAKDCRGGDFSVHVTNDNRGRRGVAWTQEVAVLLGDVAVRLLQGKEVTVDGRPVALPFLQEPLLYVELRRRTVILHAQPGLQVLWDGQSQVEVSVPSSYRGQMCGLCGNFNGFAQDDLQGPEGLLLPTEAAFGNSWQWWAVPWTAASCSMSVARPVPAPASTSTSPWGNWPPTV; encoded by the exons aaCAAAGAGCTGCAGGCGAGGGTGAGGCAGCTGGAGTCCTGTGAATGCCGCCCAGCGTCTCCCcagtgctgggggctggggcgggcCTGGCCCGAGGGTGCTCGTTGGGAGCCTGACACCTGCACCGCCTGTGTCTGCCAGGATGGGACCGTGCACTGTGACCCCAAGCCCGACCTGCCCCACTGCCACG GCTGCAGCCACAATGGTCAGACCTATGGCAACGGGGAGACCTTCTCCCCGGACGCTTGCACCACCTGTCACTGCTTG GAAGGAACCATAAAGTGTACCCAGAAGCCATGCCCAAGAGGACCCTGCCCGGAGCCAGGAACATGCTGTCCTCACTGTGAGCCAG GCTGCCCTGGAGGCCACAGGGATGGGGAAACATGGCAACCAGAGCCTTGTGTCATCTGCACCTGCCAG GCAGGGACCGTGCGGTGCCAGGGGCCCTCATGTGCAGAGCTCAACTGCCTGGAGAGCTACACCCCACCTGGGGAGTGCTGCCCTGTCTGCCGGCCAG GCTGTGAGTATGAGGGGCGGCCTTATGAAGAGGGGGCCAACTTCCTGTCCAGCGCCGACCCTTGTCTCCAATGCTCCTGCCTG AGGAGCCTGGTTCGCTGTGCGCCCATCAAGTGtccacccagcccctgccctgagCCAGTCCTGAGGCCTGGCCACTGCTGCCCGACCTGCCAAG GCTGCACGGAAGCTGGCTCTCGCTGGGATCATGGCCAAGAGTGGACTGCCCCTGGGGACCCCTGCCGGATCTGCCGGTGCCTG GAGGGCCACATTCAGTGCCACCAGCGAGAATGCTCCAGCCTGTGCCCGTACCCTGCCCGGCCTCGTCCAGGCACCTGCTGCCCGCTGTGCGATG GCTGTTTCCTAAATGGGCGGGAGTACCGCAGCGGAGAGCCCGTGGGCTCTGGGGACCCCTGCTCGCGCTGCCACTGTGCC AACGGGAGTGTCCAGTGTGAGCCTCTGCCCTGCCCGCCCGTGCCCTGCAGACACCCAGGCAGGATCCCTGGCCAGTGCTGCCCAGTCTGTGATG GCTGTGAGTACCAGGGACACCAGTACCAGAGTGAGGAGACCTTCCGACTCCAAGAGAGGGGGCGCTGCATCCGCTGCTCCTGTCAG GCTGGCGAGGTGTCCTGTGAGGAGCAGGCGTGCCCGGTTGCCCCCTGCACCCTGCCTGACTCTggcccccagctctgcccag CCCCCCTTGCGGCAGCCTGCGTGCTGGATGGAGAGGAGTTTGCTGAGGGGGTCCAGTGGGAGCCTGATGGTCAGCCCTGCACGGCCTGCTCCTGTCACGATGGCGTGCCCATGTGTGGGGCTgtgctctgctccccacccccctgccagcACCCTACCCAGCTCCCCG GTGCCTGCTGCCCCAGCTGTGAGAGCTGCACCTACCACGGTCAAGTGTATGCCAATGGGCGGAACTTCACGGACGCGGATAGCCCTTGCCACGCCTGCCGCTGCGAG gcTGGGACTGTGAGGTGCTCCTTGGTTGACTGCCCTCCCACAACTTGTGCCAGGCCCCAGAGTGGACCCGACCAGTGCTGCCCCAGGTGCCCAG GCACGTTCATGCACGAGCTCCTTGACTGTCCACCCTCAGAGGCATACACACATGCATCAG ACTGCATCCTGGAGGAACAAGTATTTGTGGATGGCGAGAGCTTCTCCCACCCCCGAGACCCCTGCCAGGAGTGCCGGTGTCAGGAAGGCCATGCCCATTGCCAGCCTCGGGCCTGCCCCAGGGCCCCTTGTGCCCATCCGCTGCCTGGCACCTGCTGCCAGAATGACTGCAATG gctgtgCCTTTGGCGGGAAAGAGTACCCTAACGGAGCAGACTTCCCCCACCCGTCTGATCCCTGCCGTCAGTGTCGCTGTCTG AGCGGAAGCGTGCAGTGCCTCTCCCGCCGCTGCCCGCCGCTGCCCTGTCCAGAGCCGGTCCTGCTGCCCGGAGAGTGCTGCCCGCAGTGCCCCG CCACCTCCTCCGGCTGCCCGCGGCCAGGGGGCGGGGTCCCGGCCCGCCACCTAGAGCATTTCTCCCAGCCCGACGACCCCTGCCGCCGCTGCCTCTGCCTCGATGGCTCTGTGTCCTGCCAGCGGCTGCCCTGCCCGCCTGCGCCCTGCTCCCACCCGCGCCAAGGGCCCTGCTGCCCGTCCTGCGACG GCTGCCTGTACCAGGGGAAGGACTTTGCCAGCGGGGAGCGTTTCCCTTCGCCCACTGCCTCGTGCCACGTCTGCCTCTGCTGGGAGGGCAGCGTCAGCTGCGAGCCCAGGGCCTGCGCACCTGCTCAGTGCCCCTTCCCCGCCAGGGGTGACTGCTGCCCTGCCTGTGATG GTTGCGAGTATCTAGGGGAGTCCTACCTGAGCGGCCAGGAGTTCCCGGATCCCCGAGAGCCCTGCAATCTGTGTACCTGCCTTGGAGGCTTTGTGACCTGTGGCCGCCAGCCCTGTGAGCCTCTGGGCTGCAGCCACCCGCTCACCCCGGCTGGACACTGCTGCCCAACCTGCCAGG GATGCCTCTATCATGGGGTCACCGCAGCCCATGGAGAGACCCTTCCTGACCCACTGGACCCCAGCTGCTCCCTCTGCACCTGCCAG GAAGGTTCCGTGCGCTGCCAGAAGAAGCCATGTCCTCCagctctctgcccccacccctctccaggACCCTGCTTCTGCCCTGTTTGCCACA GCTGCCTCACCCAGGGCCAGGAGCACCAGGATGGGGCAGAGTTTGAGGGGCCCCCAGGCAGCTGCGAGTGGTGTCGTTGTCAG GCCGGCCAGGTCAGCTGTGTGAGGCTGCAGTGCCCCCCTCTGTCCTGCCCACTCCAGGTCACGGAGCAGGGGGGCTGCTGCCCTCGCTGCAGAG GCTGCCTGGCTCACGGGGAGGAGCACCCGGAAGGCAGTAGCTGGGTGCACCCCCAAAGCCCCTGCTCCTCCTGCGTGTGTCACGAGGGCGTCGTCACCTGTGCCCGCGTCCAGTGTGTCAGCTCCTGTGCCCAGCCCCACCGAGGGCCCAGTGACTGCTGCCCTCGATGCTCTG ACTGTGAACATGAAGGTCGGAAGTACGAGCCAGGGGAAAGCTTCCAGCCTGGGGCAGACCCGTGTGAAGTGTGCATCTGTGAG CTGCAGCCTGAGGGGCCCCCGAGCCTTCAGTGTCATCGGCGGCAGTGTCCCAGCCTGGTGGGCTGTCCCGCCAGCCAGCTCCTGCCCCCTGGGCCACAGCACTGCTGCCCCACCTGTGCCC AGGCGCTGAGCAACTGCACAGAGGGCCTGCTGGGGTCTGAGGTGGCCCCGCCGGACCCTTGCTACACCTGCCAGTGCCAG GACCTGACATGGCTCTGCATTCACCAGGCCTGTCCTGAGCTCAGCTGTCCCCCATCGGAGCGCCACACCCCCCCTGGGAGCTGCTGCCCCGAGTGCCGAG AATGCGTGGTGGAGGCCGAGGGCCGGAGAGCGGCGCATGGAGAGAGCTGGCGGGACCCTAGCAACGCTTGCATTACTTGCGCCTGCCAT CGGGGCCGCGTGGAGTGCCACCTGGAGGAGTGCCCcgccctctcctgcccccagggCTGGGCGAAGGTGCGAGAGGCTGGCAGCTGCTGTGAGCGATGCCAAG CCCCCGCCCAGTCGTGCGCGCACGAGGGCCGGGCGGTGGCCTCCGGGGAGCGCTGGGCCGTGGACGTTTGCACCACTTGCTCCTGCGTGGCCGGCACCGTGCGCTGCCAGAGCCAGCGCTGCCCGCCGCTCTCCTGTGGCCCC GACGAGGCCCCCGCCCTGAGTCCCGGCAGCTGCTGCCCCCGCTGCCTGCCCCGACCCGCCTCCTGCATGGCCTTCGGAGACCCTCATTACCGAACATTCGACGGCCGCCTGCTGCACTTCCAGGGCAGCTGCAGCTACGTGCTGGCCAAGGACTGCCGCGGAGGGGACTTCAG CGTGCACGTGACCAACGATAACCGGGGCCGGAGGGGTGTGGCCTGGACCCAGGAAGTGGCGGTGCTGCTCGGGGACGTGGCGGTGCGGCTGCTGCAGGGCAAAGAGGTCACG gtGGACGGGCGCCCTGTGGCCTTGCCCTTTCTGCAGGAGCCGCTGCTGTACGTGGAGTTACGGAGACGCACCGTGATCCTGCATGCCCAGCCCGGGCTCCAG GTGCTGTGGGATGGGCAGTCTCAGGTGGAGGTGAGCGTGCCCAGCTCCTACCGGGGCCAGATGTGTGGGCTGTGTGGGAACTTCAATGGCTTTGCCCAGGATGATCTGCAGGGCCCTGAGGGGTTGCTCCTGCCCACAGAGGCTGCATTTGGGAATAGCTGGCAG TGGTGGGCTGTCCCCTGGACCGCGGCTTCGTGTTCGATGAGTGTGGCCCGCCCTGTCCCCGCACCTGCTTCAACCAGCACATCCCCCTGGGGGAACTGGCCGCCCACTGTGTGA